The genome window AATTACTGTTAGAGGCTTGGATAAGCGGAAATTGCcgggaaaaaaattgtatttggtgtttttatttccaaTAAATTTGAGGCGGGGAGGGACCGAACTCCGCGGCGGCGCAAAATGGCGGCCGGTCGCCGGACTACAGTTCCCATGGTGCTTCAGCAGCTAGGAACTACATTTCCCGTCGTGCCTCGCGCGGCGGTAGGCGTGGCCTGAGCGGTTCCCTATAAATAGGCCCCACCGGACACCGCGCGCCCCTCTcggccgccgccatcttggtACCTGGTCAGGCCGCCGCCTCCATCCGCCGCCATCCGCCTGCAtccgccgccccccgcccgccgggaCTGAGCGGGGCCCCGCCGAACCGCCATGAGGGCCAAGGTGAGCCGCgaggggcggcgcgggggcggccgATGGCGCCTCAGTAGTGGCCGGATGGAGGAGGGGGGGGCTGCGGCCTGGAcgagccccggggctggggggtcccggTGAGGGGAACCGGGGAACGGGAGGGGTCCCTGGGTTAGGGAACGGGGGGTCCCGGTGAGGGGAACCGGCGAACGGGAGGGGTCCCGGTGTAGGGCTGGGGGGTCCATGGGGGTGTTAATACTGGGAGGAATGTGAGGGgaaactgggagaactgggagagAGAAGCCggtgtggcactgaggggagctggaggcaCCGGGGGAGCCGAACCAGTCTGGAACTGGGGTAGAGAGAGAGAAACCAGTCTGGGACTGGGGCAGTGAGAGAAAAACCTGTCTGGGACCGGGAGAAACAAACCCATGTGgtactgggggcactgggagagccAAAGCAGTATGATGCTGGGGGGACTGGAGGCATCAGGAGAGCTGAACCAGTCTGGGACTGGGAGAACCAAACCAGTAACCCCTGtgggactgggggcactgggagagagAAACTGGTGTGGgactggggttactgggagaACCAAACTGGTGTGGgactggggttactgggagaACCAAACTGGtgtgggactggggacactgggagaaCCAAACTGGtgtgggactggggacactgggggaacCAAACTGGTGTGGgactggggttactgggagaACCAAACTGGtgtgggactggggacactgggagaaCCAAACTGGtgtgggactggggacactgggagaaCCAAACTGGtgtgggactggggacactgggagaaCCAAACTGGTGTGGGACTGGGGACGCAGAGGGAAATAAACCAGTACAGGACTGGGGACGCTGgtggggactgggagcactggggaaagTAAAGCAGTGtgggactgggggcactggggagcCAAACCAGtgggactgggggcactgggagggataAACCAGTACGGGACTGGGAGAGACAAAACAGTGTgggactgggaggcactggTGGCTACTAGAGAGCACGGggggcactggtggcactgggagcactggtgggTACTAGGAGTTCAGGTGTCACAGGTGGGCACTGGTTACACTGGGGGGCAGTGGTTATACTGGTGGATACTGGttgcactggtggcactggttatactggtttgcACTGGTGGGcactggttatactggttacACTAGTGGGCACTGGTTACACTGATGGCACTGGTtacactggtggcactggttgtactggtggcactggttacactggtggcactggttaCACTGGTGGGCACTGGTtacactggtggcactggttgTACTGGTGGCACTGGTTACACTGGTGGGCACTGGTtacactggtggcactggttgTACTGGTGGCACTGGTTACACTGGTGGGCACTGGTTGTACTGGTGGCACTGGTTgtactggtggcactggtggcactggttacactggtggcactggtggcactggttgTACTGGTGGGCACTGGTTACACCGGTGGCACTGGTTACACTGGTGGGCACTGGTTACACTGGTGGGCACTGGTtacactggtggcactggttacactggtggcactggtggcgCTGGGATCCCTTCCCTCTCTcactccctcccctctcctctctctccgCAGTGGCGCAAGAAGCGAATGCGCAGGTACGTGAgagccccgggccggccccgccgcaccGGGGGGGCTCCCGGTGCCCTCGCGGCCCGGGGggctcccggtgcccccccgGTGCCCTCCCGGTGCCACCCCCGGGGTGACACCGCCCCcgctctgtccccaggctgaAGCGcaagaggaggaagatgaggcaGAGGTCCAAGTAACGGCCCCCAGCGCGGGGACACGCCCCGGTGCCGCCCGGTGACCGCTCCCGGTGCTGTCCCGGTGCCGTCCCGGTGCCGCGGGggggccccgccgggccgggcccgtTCTTTGCTTTGCGGCGGCCGCCGTGCCGTGAATAAAAGTTGTTGTTGCTTACACGGTGTGAGGCTCTGTCGGTGACCGGAGAGGGCGCtctgggggcggggggggctTCTCCGGTAACCGGGGACCAGCGTGGCGGTCCTGCCGGTAACGGGGCCGGGGATGGAACTTGGGATCCCCCGGTAACGGGACTGGGGGGTCTTCAAAGAACAGGAGACGGGCAGAACCGGGGGTTTCTTCAGTGTGGCcggggagcggcaccgggaATCCTCCGGTAACGGGGCAGGTGGGTGGGACCGGGCGGAGAATTCTCCGGGAGCGGGACCAGGGCGGTGATTCCTCTGGTAACGGCGCCGTGCGCAGGGCCGGGGCTCGCTCCGAGCCCACCGGGCCCGGCAAGTTCCGACATCAACCACGCGCTAACGGCGCGACGGCGTCTCCCGCCGATGACGTCACGGCGTGACGCACTTCCTGCGCGACGGCTCCTTCCGGGCCGCCCCGGAAGCGGCACCGAGCGgggcccgcccgccgccggcacCGGCCGCGCGTTGGTGGCGCCGGAGGCCCCGCGGGGAGGCCGCGAGCCGGTGAGTGCCGGGCCGGCCCGGGGGAGGCCGCGCTACGCCCTCCGCCaggccccgccgctcccggtgcGCTCTGTGCCCGTCCCGGGGCGGCTCGCGGGGCTGTCACGGGGCGCGGGGGACGCGCCGGGGTTCCCCCCGCGGTTCGGCGGCCGTGCTGCTCCGGTACCGGCTCCGCCGCAGCGCCGGGACCCCCCGGGATCGCTCCCGTTCCTCCCTTCTGCCCTTCCCACCGGTACCGGGGGCACTCCCggtctctccctcccttccgTGCTCGCGGGGCCCTCCCGGTCCCTCCCTCGGTGCCCGGGGCTGGGTGAATCCCCCTCTGACCCCGTCCCGGGGTCTGTCCCGGTTCTTCCTtcatccccctcctcctcctcctcctccggtCCTGCCATCGCTCCCGGTGCCTCCCTCCGTGCCCGGTGCCCCGGGGGGGGGTGTGGAGCCCGGggtccctccctcctcctctcccggTGCCCCGGGGTGGGAGCGACTCCCCCCATTccattcccggtgtccccattcctcaccctgtccctctgtcccggTACCGGGGTGGGATTTGCCCCGTTCCCggtccctccctctcctccgGTGCCCCCTCGGGCTGGGACTCCCCGCACTGCCCGTCCCTCGCTGACCCCTCCCCGCCTCTCCGCAGCCCCTCCGTGCCCGCGCCATGCCGGACCGGGACGGTTACCCCGCCAGCACCGGCACCGGCCCCGGCGGCGTCGGCAGCGGCGACGAATCCTCGTCCGCCCTCCCCGACGACGACATCTGCCGCGACTTCCTGCGCAACGTCTGCAAGCGCGGCAAGCGCTGCCGCTTCCGGCACCCCGACATCTCCGAGGTCACCAACCTGGGCGTGCGCAAGAACGAGTTCATCTTCTGCCACGACTTCCAGAACAAGGAGTGCGTGCGCCTCAACTGCCGCTTCATCCACGGCACCAAGGAGGACGAGGATTGCTACAAGAAGACGGGCGAGCTGCCGCCGCGCCTGCGCCAGAAGGTGGCCGCGGGGCTGGGCCTGTCGCCGGCGGATTTGCCCAACAGCAAAGAGGAGGTGCCCATCTGCAGGGATTTCCTCAAAGGGGACTGCCAGCGCGGCGCTAAGTGTAAATTCCAGCACTTGCAGCGGGATTACGAGTACGAGGCGCGGGGCAGGGAGCAAGGGCGGCGCTACGAGCCCTTCGACGGCCTCTACGAGCCCGACGAGCCGGTGCTGAAGCGGCGGCGAGCCGAGGGGCTCTACGAGAGCTACGAGTACGGCTTCGCCAGCCCGCGGGCCGTGGAGTAccggctgctggaggaggagaacgTGCTGCTCAGGAAACGCGTGGAGGACCTCAAGAAGCAGGTCAACAACCTGCTGGCCACCAacgaggtgctgctggagcagaacgCCCAGTTCCGCAACCAGGCCAAGGTGATGACGCTGAGCTCCACGGCCACGGCCAGCGAGCAGCCGCTGGCGCCCACGGTGACCAACTACAACCACAGCATCGCGCAGACTCACACCAcgctcagcagccaggccctgcagccccgCCCGGTCACGCAGCAGGATCTGGTGGCGCCGGCGGGCGCTCAGGCCGCCCCTCCCGCCAACGGGGCGCCGCCCATGAACCCCGAGATCGCGCCGCTgtcggcggcggcggcgctggcgcAGACCATCGCGCAGGGCATGGCGCCGCCGCCCGTCTCCATGGCGCCCGTGGCCGTGTCGGTGGCGCCGGTGGCCGTGTCCATGGCGCAGCCGCTCGGGGGCATCACCATGAGCCACGCCACCACGCCCATGGTCACCTACCCCATCGCCTCGCAGAGCATGAGGATAACGGCCATGCCGCACTGACCCCCCCGGCACCGGGGGAGGCTCACGGTGACCCGGGGGATGGCGGGATGAGGACGGACGGACACACGGACGCTGTGGGATGTGCCACCCCCCTCATCCCGGTGCGACCCCCGGCACCGGGGGAGGCTCACGGTGAACCGGGGGATGGCGGGATGAGGAcggacggacacacggacaccaTGGGATGTGCCACCCCCGTCATCCCGGTGCGGCTGGCGGGGCCGTGGGCGGACTGAGCACCGGGGGTGGTACCGGTGGTACCTGTAATGTTTTCGGCTATTAAAACAAACGAAAAAAGGCCAAAACCGCACGGGCGCGGCTGTGCCGGtagcggcggggagcgggggggggacaccgggaccgGAACACCAGGAATGGGACCGGGAAACCGCAACGGGGACACCGGAGCGGCGACACCGGgaccgggatggggacacgCAGGGCCGTGACATGGCCACGCCCCTCGCAGAGACCACGCCCACTTAGTAAATAAAGGCGTGGTCAAAATACGTGAGCGCGGGGGGCGTGGCCAAGAGTTGGCGGGCGCTCCATGATTGACGCGTGAGGGCGTGGCCAGGGTGCGGCGCTCAGTGGGCGTGGCCATGATCTGGCTGGCGTCCAATGGGCGGTGCGCGCGTGTGTGGGGGCGTGTCCCGGGCCGCGCCGCTCAGCCAATCAGCGCCGCGTGCGTGCGCGGGGCGCGGCCGGGGCGGCGCCGCGGCGGGAGCGGAACGGGAGCGCGGAACGGGAGCCGCGGAGATGGAGCGGCCGAGCGGGCTCGGGCTGGCGGCTCTGGGCGCTCTGGGCCGGCGGCTGCTCTGGGCGCTGCCCGCTTACGCCgcggggctgctggggctcgGGGCGGGCGCCGTGGTGCTCGCCCTGGCGCTCTACGCgggctggcggcggcggcggcgcgccCGGGAGCGCGGGATGCGCGCGGCCGAGCGCCTGCACCGTGAGGAAGAAGCGGCGGtgcgcgccgccgcccgcggggaGCTGCCGGCCTGGGTAAGGTGCTCCCGGCCGTTATCGGTGCTGCGGCGCCGTTATCGCTGCGGGGGAAGCCCCGGCGGGATCCCCGCACCGGGCACcgccttcctccccctcccctttctcGGTGGGAGTTTGGGAAGCGCAGCCGCCCCCGGTGGGAGCCCCGGGATTGCCGAGGCTGTCCCGGTTCTGCTGCGCTGCGGGCACCGCTTGAGTTCCCCGCACTTCccggggggggggtcccggttcTCTGCTCCGCTGCGGGTCCCGCTTGGCGCACCGGGGGATCCCCCCAGCCCCGTGCACCCCCGGGAGCCCCGACAGCCGCACCGGACCCCGCCGGACCCCGAGGCACCGCACGGTCCCCGGTGGGACCCCCGGGCTGTGCCGCGCATCCCGCACCGCTCCCGCaccgctcccgctcccgctccctTCTCTCTGCGCCGCCCCGGGGACTCCCGGGACCCCCGGAGCCGCCCGGGCATctcccggtgcccccggtgCTGCTCCCCACCCGCTCCTTGGGGTTTCCCGGTGGGGCGGGGCCGCACCGAGCCCCGCTCGGAGCTCGCGGCCGTGCGGGATCACCGGGACCCCCGCATCCCCCGGTGGCCGCCCCAGGGCGGGGTCCCCGCGCTCCGAGGGCCCGGGACAGCCCCGGTACCGCCCGGGCCTTCCGGCGGTGCCGTGACTCACCGGGCCCGGGGGGGCCGCTtcctgcccggccccgcgggctgGGAGGGGTCCGCACCCCCcacac of Camarhynchus parvulus chromosome 29, STF_HiC, whole genome shotgun sequence contains these proteins:
- the ZC3H10 gene encoding zinc finger CCCH domain-containing protein 10, with translation MPDRDGYPASTGTGPGGVGSGDESSSALPDDDICRDFLRNVCKRGKRCRFRHPDISEVTNLGVRKNEFIFCHDFQNKECVRLNCRFIHGTKEDEDCYKKTGELPPRLRQKVAAGLGLSPADLPNSKEEVPICRDFLKGDCQRGAKCKFQHLQRDYEYEARGREQGRRYEPFDGLYEPDEPVLKRRRAEGLYESYEYGFASPRAVEYRLLEEENVLLRKRVEDLKKQVNNLLATNEVLLEQNAQFRNQAKVMTLSSTATASEQPLAPTVTNYNHSIAQTHTTLSSQALQPRPVTQQDLVAPAGAQAAPPANGAPPMNPEIAPLSAAAALAQTIAQGMAPPPVSMAPVAVSVAPVAVSMAQPLGGITMSHATTPMVTYPIASQSMRITAMPH